The Candidatus Eisenbacteria bacterium genome contains the following window.
TCGACGTCCGTGCCTGGAGGAAGCTCGAAGTCGTCCCCACGGAGGTAGGAGCCCACACCATTGCCCTCGATGAGGACGCAGACAGAGTGTTCGCATTTCTTCCGCACTCACACCGGGCCGTGGTGTTTCAGGAGGATCATCGGGGCTCAGAACCGTAACTTGACTCCAAGCGAAGTCGAGGGACTACACTCAATGCGCCAATAGAAACGTTCCTCGCCCCGTAGGGGCACACTGCTGCGACGCTGGCCAGGATCATCGAAGGTCCTTGCAGCTGTTCTTCAGAAAGGAACTCACCATGACTCCGCTCGAAGAGGTCATCGAGTCCCCGGCGACGGAAGTTCGTCCCTTCCAAGTGAGTGTTCCTGAAGAGAACTTGGCGGACCTCCGCCGGCGCGTGACGGCGACCCGCTGGCCCACCAAGGAGCTCGTCGAGGACCGGTCCCAGGGGGTGCAGCTGGCCACGCTGCGCGAGCTCGCCCGGTACTGGACGAGCGAGCACGACTGGCGCGCGTGTGAGGCGCGATTGAACGCGCTCCCGCAGTTCAAGACCGAGATCGACGGGGTGGAGATCCACTTCATTCACGTCCGGTCCCGGCATGAGAACGCGTTGCCGCTGATCATGACCCATGGCTGGCCCGGCTCCGTCATCGAGCTGCTCGAGACCATCGGCCCGCTGACCGACCCGACGGCGCACGGCGGGACTCCGGAGGATGCCTTCCATCTGGTGCTGCCGTCCTTGCCCGGGTACGGCTTCTCGGGAGAGCCGGCCGAGCTCGGTTGGGAGTCCGGACGCATCGCGCGCGCGTGGGCGACGCTGATGGAGCGCCTCGGATACACGGGCTACGTGGCCCAGGGAGGCGACGTGGGCGCCGACGTCACGGATGCGATGGGACGCCAGGGTCCGAAGGGGCTGCGCGGCATCCACCTCACCTTGCTCACGGGGGCGCTGGGGATCGCGGATCAGCTTCCCGCGACGTCCGAGCGGGAACGCGCGGCGTTCCAGGCGGTCGGGACGTTCAAAGCAACCGGTTTCGGCTACTTCCTGGAGCAATCCACGCGTCCTCAGACGATCGGCTACTCCTTGCTGGATTCCCCCATCGGACTCGCGGCCTGGATGCTCGACCATGACACGGACAGCTACACCAAGATTTCCCGCGCGTTCGTGGAAGGCAAGCCCGTGGGCCGTCTCACGCGGGACACCATCCTCGACAACATCACGCTGTACTGGCTGACGGGCACCGGCGCCTCGGCAGCCCGGTGGTACTGGGAGTTCGGACAGGTCCTGGCCGCGGCCATCGCATCCGGCGCGGCACCGCCGCCGGTCCAGGTTCCCGTCGGCTTCACGACGTTCCCCGGCGAGCTCTGGGCTGCTCCGCGTAGCTGGGCGGAAGCGGTGTACCCCGGCCTCGCGTACTTCAACGAGGTCGGCCGCGGCGGACACTTCGCGGCGTGGGAAGAGCCGGCACTCTTCGCCTCCGAGCTGCGCGCCGCGTTCCGGCCGCTGCGGTGAAACGATCGCGTTCCGACCGATGGATGCCTCTCGTGCTGGTCGCGGTAGTGGCCCTCGTCGGCGCGGTGGGC
Protein-coding sequences here:
- a CDS encoding epoxide hydrolase, with product MTPLEEVIESPATEVRPFQVSVPEENLADLRRRVTATRWPTKELVEDRSQGVQLATLRELARYWTSEHDWRACEARLNALPQFKTEIDGVEIHFIHVRSRHENALPLIMTHGWPGSVIELLETIGPLTDPTAHGGTPEDAFHLVLPSLPGYGFSGEPAELGWESGRIARAWATLMERLGYTGYVAQGGDVGADVTDAMGRQGPKGLRGIHLTLLTGALGIADQLPATSERERAAFQAVGTFKATGFGYFLEQSTRPQTIGYSLLDSPIGLAAWMLDHDTDSYTKISRAFVEGKPVGRLTRDTILDNITLYWLTGTGASAARWYWEFGQVLAAAIASGAAPPPVQVPVGFTTFPGELWAAPRSWAEAVYPGLAYFNEVGRGGHFAAWEEPALFASELRAAFRPLR